A segment of the Lolium perenne isolate Kyuss_39 chromosome 3, Kyuss_2.0, whole genome shotgun sequence genome:
tGACTATACATGATATCGATCCGACGACTGGAGACCCGGAAGATGTGGAATCAGATCCCGGGGGACGCCCATCACTGTCTTTCTAAAAGTGGAATTTTTGCCAAAAGAGACCACTTGCCCCAATTCATTGACAAAAATGACCACCTGCGACTGAAATtggcaaaaaggaccacctgctgGGTGGCGGCAAGGCCCCCAACCGACACGTGGCGCTTGCCGCCAGGGGCTGTGGCGGTAGGGCCCCGCCGCCGCACCAGGTGACGGCACGTTAGCCGCCCTAAGTCGCCGTCCGGCCGCCGTTTGTGCTGGCGGGCCATGCCGCCCCTGCGCCCGGCGGCAGCACGACGTGGAGGATGCCTCCACTCCATCCGGCGGCAGGGCTGCATGCATGGTTCAATGTAGCAATACATGCATATCGTCTAGTACTACTAGCTTCTGGTTGCACCATATTTTATTAACTAAGCATGTAAGACTTGCATATAATAAACAGCTAGATTAGCTACTACACATTTTATCTATCTTGATCGATGCGTTCTACTACTTGTATGCACAAACAAAACAGGTTTCAACTCCACTATTATTAACTACTTAATTTTCGTTGCATGCAAACATTAACATCTTATTTGAATACTAAAGATCTGCCAAAAATAAAATCATTAGCCAAATTATCTTTTAACTTATTTTAATTAATAACCAGAAAAATTCGGGCATGCAGCAGCGACAACTTTGGAGGCAGGCCTCGAGCGGGAATCCGGCCTGCCGACCAACCATGGTGCACTGATTTCGAAAACCTGCTGCACTGATTTTGAAGCGACGACGAGACGTAAAGATGTCGGAGATTCCCGCTCAATACAGGAAATTGATCACCGAAAGCGGCCTATATGTGTAGGAATTCTGTGCTGATACAACAATCCGAGCACCGACAGCCGATACCAATAACTGCGCCACATCTCCGATGCAGCAGGCATGATAGGCCAATCAGAGCAAGCGGCACTGACTGCAGGCCATAGCACCGGCCCATCGGAGCAGATGGTCGCCCAGTTTGCTGCCGAGCCAGGATACTGGTCCGCTTTCGTTGACATTAGCGAGCAAGGTGTGGAGGGACTTCCAGATTCCTGCAAGAAACATAACAAGAGCACTGTGATATATACATAAACCGAAAGAGAGAAAAATTAGAAGGAGAAAAAAATCGTGTACGGGTAAGACTTTTTGGAGGCCTTTCTAAACTATCAAGTGGACCATCGTATCAAAAATGACATTTGCCCTTGATATTTAATTTAATGGGCCGGAGCAAATATTAGAACGACTAGTTGTGGGCCGTATTTGTACTGCGATCGATTCATGCAGCCCTAAGCGGCGATCCTCAAAAAGCCAAACCCTGGAACCGCGTCACCGTCCTCGCAACAGAGAAATGCCGCCGCGGCGCCGTCGGAAGACCGAGCCCGCCGCCGCGGCGACGGACGCCCTGCTTTCCCTACCCACGGAAGTCCTCGACGACATCCTCGCCCGCGTCGGTCTCCGCGACGCCGTCCGCACGTCGGTGCTCTCCCGCGCCTGGACACGCCGATGGGAATTCATCCCTTCCATCGACATCTCCGCGGAGGACGGGGGCATGTGGAAGGCGCCGAGCGCGGTCGACGGCATCCTTCTGCGTTTCCCCGGCCGGGTCCGCCGTTTCCACGTCAGCCTCGAAAAGGCAACCTCCTGCCGCGTCAACGACTGGCTCCCCACGCTCTCCCGCCGCGGCGTCGAGTCCCTCTCCGTCAAACTGCGGTCGCACATACAGCGTGACTTTAGGCCGCCCAGGCTTCACGAATCCGTCTTCTACTGCAGCAGCCTCACCGTCCTCAGCCTCTCCACCTGCACAATGCCATCTTTCCCCATGGACTGGGGATTTCCGAACCTGAGGAGCCTAATCCTCTCTAACGTGCGGTTTCTAGAGGAGTATGGGCACGATCAGCTGCAGGAGATCATCGAGACATGCCCGTTGCTCGAGGACCTAAGACTTGTTAAGGTCGACTTATACGGAGACATAGAATTTGTGATGCAGGCTCCCAAACTCCGGTTCCTAACGCTTGGTTTCATCGAGGAATTCGGATGTATCCTTCAAGAACTTCCACGCCTGCATTCCGCTGCCCTGGATATGTGGAACTATGTTCCCAGCAATTTCGCCGAGTTACTGGCGGCGCTTGTTCAAGCTAGAAACCTACAGCTCCGCCTCTGCACAGAAGGTGGATGGGAAGATGGATGGGTACATGATCATTGGCGTCCGACGATACCTAGGAAACTTCCGTGCACATTTCACAACCTGAAGAGCCTCAAGTTGCATATGGACTTCTCTGAGCCAACACCGATTGAGTTAACCTTTCTCTTGCTCAAGAGTGCGCCGAACCTTCAAATTCTCAAATTAGTGGTAATGGTGAACGATCGCGTTGACTGGTTTTCATATTTTACAATGCCCTGAAGAAGGTCatcttggttcttcctactaaTTATGTGTATTTTTTGTATGTGAAGCTCAGAAACATCATTAACATCATTATGAGTAATGGAGAGCGGGAATATGACGAAAATGATACAGTGTTCCTAAATGAACAATGGGAAGATGGCATGTGCGCTAACCTTCAGGTTGTGCACATGGATGGAGTTTATTGGCTGCCAGATGAAATGTCCTTTATGGAGCTGATTCTCTCTAAAGCAAGCCTTCTTCGCACATTATCTGTTAGTTATCTTGTTGAAAACGCAACATTAATGCGTGCATTACAAAGATCCAATAAAGCGTCACCTCAAGCTCAGGTCCTCTTTAAAGGTAAAGAAACAGAGTTTAAGTTTTATATTTTCGTTTTATGAATTCACTTGGATTTTCCTTTTCGTTCGTTTCCAAAAGTCACGTGTGCATTTTGCATAtggcattacattttacttttatttattttatttacgAGTTAAATTTTTCTGTGGCATTTGTTGAAGAGCCGGATTTGCTACATATATAGCAAACTAAGCGGATACATACCCAGTCATATATTGATCGATATCTATTTAACTTGTATCATAGTCAACATGGAGCCCTACACTTGATTATTTTAGAAAACCTGAACCTTTTCTTTTCTCTGTATATCTCTCAATTTCTCTGTTTCATATTAATTATAGAATGACTACCAGGCTTGAGAATTGTGGTTACGTCTCCGGTTTACTAGTCCCCTAGTCAGTTAGTTTGCTCTCCTTGGTGGGTATTCAGGTGAATGGCCCTATTTTTCATATGGTTGACTAATAGAAAAATAATTATTAAGCGTTCACTTTATCAGTAAAGAAAATATAACTGTAGAATATGAAAACCAATCTAAGAGGGCGAGACTCCTACATAACCGAAAGGGTGAAACACTGCAAGCCCCTAAAACTATCAGATTCTGGATTTTCCTTTGCTAGAGAAAAAGCTAGTTTATTGATTTAAATGCTATTTGGAACTTCACTTAATTTATCTGGTAATTTTCCTATGACAAGTTGACAACTCATTatattttaattttatttattCAGTGAAAGATTTAGCTAATCGTAGGCATGTCCGCGCTCAGGTATCAGATATTCATGCAGTTTGTATCATACCCAAGACTAGGTGTATCATATCCTCTGACTGGAAGATTTCTAAAAACCTGAATCTTTTCTCTGTATATCCATCTCTCTGTTTCAACTAGGTGTAATTTTGTTTTTACTTTTCATATGAAATTAAAAATAACGCTCATTTTTATTAATAGAGAGAAAATAATAGTACCTGAGCGCGAACTTGTAGCAAACCTGTATATCCATCTACTCTGCTACTCTCCTTTTCACCCTGAGAGTTGGAAGCTTTTGTGTCTTCTTACTTTTGTTCCTTGTTGCTTGTAAAGAGCGAAACTTATAGCAAACCTGTAGTTTTTTTAACTCTCGGTGCCTGAGAGCGTTTTATGTTAGCTTTCGTTGATGATGTGAAAACTCTGGTTTCATTGATGAAATGGAAATGGGGCTCCCCTGTTGGGGCCCTtttgctctaaataaaataaaataacagTACAATTATGAAGACCAATCTAAACCGAATAACAGGTACCTTAAACCACTATGTCCTGGACTTTTGTTTACTGAAACAAAACATGGGTATTTGAAATGCTAGCTTCCCACTTCACATAATGCATCTATCAATCTCCCTAGGATCTTGCAAACTTCTAGTTCTTAAAGATACTAGGAAATTTACGGCGTGGCGCACGCCGCGTCCGTGTTATCTATGGTGTGGCATTCTTTTTTGAAAACATCTTTTAGGTTTAAGAGTGCGGGATTCCTTTTCAAAAACAGCTGAAGAAACATTTAAAACTCAACCGTACCTTTGGTAGGCGGCGGATGGTGGAGTGTTTTTGTTTCTAGATCGTTGGTTAAAGTATtgtagaaataaaacaatatgTGGGTTGATGAGGTACCACGGAAGTGTCGCTGAAATAGGCGGCGGATGGGGGAGTGCTTTTGTTTTCAGTGTTGCTAGAAAAGGGAATGGTAGTATTTCTCCGACCGAAAGAAGCAACGGGTGATGGAGTAGAAGAAGGTCATCCAAGGTGAAAATGTAACAAATGATGGATTAAGTACATTTTTCGATGTTACAGTAGAAGAACACAACATTTTTCCCCGAGTAAAAGAGGGGGCGgatgttgcattttgttttgAATCACCGTTGAAGAATTATGCACTACTAAAGAAATATCAGCGTGTCCAGAACCACGGTTGACATTGAAGGTTCGTGTAAAATTTATACCCTTGTGCGTCGTTGCAAAATGATCAACGGAAAAATATGCGGACTTAAATAATTAATAGTAGGTAGTTAACGATGTGTTTCATAGTTGACATCAGCAATATTCAAGATATCTACTAAGAAATTGCTTTCTATAAAAATATTGGTAGTTGCTACCTCAGAAAAAATTACTGCGGAAACTAAACTTGAGGTTGAAATTACCACGTTGTTGCACCGTTGAGAAATTATCTATCGTCGCTGGAATATGTGCCCTCGAATAATTACTGTTAGCTAGTTAACGACACATTTCATAGTTGACATCAGGTCACGCTTGTGCACTATTGAGAAAT
Coding sequences within it:
- the LOC127345327 gene encoding F-box/FBD/LRR-repeat protein At1g13570-like, translating into MPPRRRRKTEPAAAATDALLSLPTEVLDDILARVGLRDAVRTSVLSRAWTRRWEFIPSIDISAEDGGMWKAPSAVDGILLRFPGRVRRFHVSLEKATSCRVNDWLPTLSRRGVESLSVKLRSHIQRDFRPPRLHESVFYCSSLTVLSLSTCTMPSFPMDWGFPNLRSLILSNVRFLEEYGHDQLQEIIETCPLLEDLRLVKVDLYGDIEFVMQAPKLRFLTLGFIEEFGCILQELPRLHSAALDMWNYVPSNFAELLAALVQARNLQLRLCTEGGWEDGWVHDHWRPTIPRKLPCTFHNLKSLKLHMDFSEPTPIELTFLLLKSAPNLQILKLVLRNIINIIMSNGEREYDENDTVFLNEQWEDGMCANLQVVHMDGVYWLPDEMSFMELILSKASLLRTLSVSYLVENATLMRALQRSNKASPQAQVLFKVTEVGEDYNRQHLPCIAEGM